Sequence from the Halobaculum rubrum genome:
CTCCGGCGGGTTGTGCGAGGCCGTCACCATCAGCGCGCCCGCGGCGTCGCGCTCGACGATGGCGTGCGCGACCAACGGCGTCGGGCAGTCGCGCTCGGGGAGAAGCACGTCGAAGCCGTTGCCCGCGAGCACCTCTGCGAGCGACTCGGCGAACCCCTCGGAGGTCGGCCGGGCGTCGTAGCCGACGAGCACGGGGCGCTCGGAGCGGTCCGCCGCGGTCTCGGCGAGCGTGTCGGCGACCGCCTGGCCGACGATCCGGACGCGTCGGTCGGTGAACGTGTCGAGGGTGGCGCGCCACCCGTCGGTTCCGAAGGAGATCTCGTCCATGCGGGAGGCGTCGGCGCCGGACGGCAAAAACCCGGGTGCCCGGCGGCGCTCCTCGGAGAGCCGCCGGGCACCGAACCGCCGCAGCGACCCCACCGAACCCCCGTCGCGACCCGACGGGCTTTTGCACGCGCTCGGAAAGCCACGCACATGTCGCAGACGCCCACCGTCGTCGCCGTGAACGGCTCGCGGCGCGACGGGAGCTACGGCCGGGCGACGCTGGGGTACGCCCTCGACGCGGCCGCCGAGTACGGCGCCGAGCCGGACTTCATCGACCTCGGCGACCCCGACCTCGACGTCCCGCTGTATCATCCGGACGTGGACGCCGCCGACGCCGGCGACGTGCCCGAGCTGCTCGCGCGGATGCGCCGCGCCGACGGCGTGCTGCTGTGCTCGCCGGTGTACCACGACTCGTACTCCTCGGCGTTCCGCTCGTTCCACGACTGGTGCAGCTTCGACGAGTACGAGGACACCGTCGTCGGCCTCTTCGCGGTCGCCGGCGGCGGCTCCTACGGCGGCACGCTCGAACACATGCGCGCGACGATCCGCGGCGTCCACGGCTGGGTCGCACCCCTCCAGGTCGGGATCCGAAACGCGCGCAACCGCTTCGAGCCGTGGGACGACGGGGAGCGCCCGCCGGCGGGGGCTGCGGGGGCGGAGACGCGATACGAGTTCGTCGACGACGACCTGCGCGAGCGCACCGAGACGCTGGGCCGCCGGATCGCCCACTACGCCGGCCACACGGACGAGTTCCTCGACGTTCCCGAGTAGCGGCTCGACAGAGCGGCCGGCGAGTCGGGAAGTCGGCCGAGTCCCCCGCCGACTGCCGGGGTTACTCGACCAGCGACTCTTTCGCCCGGCGCGAGAGCTGTTTCACCGCGTACTCCCGGCTCATCGCCCCCGACTTCGAGTCGAACGCCTCGACATGGACCAACTCGACGGGCGTTCGCCCGCGGGTGTACTTCGCGCCGTCCCCGGCGTCGTGCTCGGCGACGCGGCGGACCACGTCGGTCGTGTAGCCGGTGTACAGCGACCCGTCGGCACACTCGAGGACGTACACGTAGTGGTCGGCCGGCGGGACGGCGACGCCGTGGATGCGGTCGGGCCCCTCGATGCGCTCGGGACCGTCGCCGACGCCGGCGCCGTCGACGGTCGGATCGCGATCGCTCACGGCGCGAGGTTCGAGACGCGGGTGAAAAACTGACGCGGTGCTGCACGGAGCCGTCAGTCCCGGGTCCAGCGGGGGAACGGGAGACGGATGGGTGGTGGCCGTCGCGGCGCGGCGAGGTGGTCGCGGCGCGGTTCAGTCGTCTGCGCGGGTCCGCTCTCGTGCCGCTTCGGCGATGCCCGCGTTCGCGGAGCAGGACGGGCACGCGTTCAGGTTCCCGCGTTCGTCGCCGAACACGCGGGCGAAGCGGTCGGATACGTGCGACCCGCAGTGGTCGCAGCGTGGCATGTGGTCGTCCGGCATCCGCCGCTGCCGGTACCAGTCGTAGGGGAGCATGACACATATACCCTTTCACGGCGAACACCGCGGGTAGCGGCGGGTAGCGGCGCCGAATCGGCCGGTCAGCGATCCGGATCGTCGGGGGATCCGTCGACGCCGAGCGCGATCAGTCCGGCCTGTGTCCCGGCGACGAAGCCGGCGTCGACGTTCACCACCGACAGCACGGTACACGACTGGAGCAGTCCCAACAGTGCCGCGACGCCGTCGCCGCCGACGCCGTACCCCGTCGACGTGGGCAACCCGATCACGGGCGCACCGACCAGTCCCGCGACGAGCGTCGGGAGCGTCGCCTCCCGCCCGGCGGCGACGACGAGCACGTCGGCCGACCGGAGCGTCTCGATCTCGTCGAGGACGCGCGTGAGGTTCGCGACGCCCACGTCCTCGATCGTCTCGATGCGAGGGCCGGCCTCGCCGGCGACGACGGCCGCCTCCCGCGCCGCGTGCGCGTCGGCGGTGCCGCCGGAGACGACGACCACGTCGGCGTCGACGCCGGACTGCTCGTAGTCCGCCGCGTGGATCACGACGGTTCGCGCGCGGGCGTCGCGTTCGACCGTCGCGTCGGGATGCTCCCGGTCCATGTAGGCGCGCACCTGCTCGGCCGTGTCGTCGTCCGCGCGCGTGACGAGCGCGCGCCCCGTCGAGTCGACGGCGGCGTCGGCCATCGACGCCACCTCGGCGGGCGTCTTCCCCTCCGCGAGTATTCCCTCGGGGATCCCGCGGCGATGCTCGCGGGCGGCGTCGAAGCGCCCGGCCTCCGTGGTCGCGTAGCCGCGCAGCGCCGCCTCCGCCTGTGCGGGCGTGAGGTCGCCGGCGGCGACCGCCTCAAGCGTTTCGCGCATGCCCGCACCTGCGCGACGGAACGACTCGAACCCTCCGACCGGAGATAGTATATAAACTGGGAGTCGGAAACCCCCGTGAACGGCCGCGAGGGGCCCCGCTTCGCGGGTTAACTTGGGAAACCTTATAAGGAGGCGTCGGGAAAACCCGGTTGCATGGCAGACCTCATCGTCAAGGCAGCCGTCAAGGAGTACCTCGAGGAGAAGAACGTCGCGTCCGATTTCTACGACGCACTCGACGGGGAAGTCGAGGAGCTGCTCGAGGACGCCGCCCGCCGCGCCGAAGAGAACGACCGGAAGACGGTCCAGCCGCGCGACCTGTAAACTCGGATAGTATTCCTCCACTTCTTTCAGCGACCGCGTAGCCGCGGCGCCGTCGCGATCGGCGGCTCGCCGGGGGCGGTCCGACCGTCAGGGCCACGTGTAGATCACGGCGACCGCCGAGTCACGGCGACCGCCGGGTCGCGCCGCCCTCGTCGTCGCCGACGAACACTGCGTCGGCCATCCCGACGAACAGGCCGTGTTCGACGACGCCCGGGGTCTCCGACAGCGTCCGCGCCAGCGACGCCGGCTCCTCGACGGCGCCGAAGTCACAGTCGAGCACGAGGTTTCCGTTGTCGGTGATCACGGGGCCGTCCTTGCGTTCGGCGGCCCGGGGTTCCGGGTCGCCGCCGGCGTCACGGACCGCCCGCTCGACGCGGGCGAGCGCGTCCGGCAGTACCTCGACGGGGACCGGATGTTCGAGCGGCTCGGCGAGCTTCGAGTCGTCGGCGACGACGAGAAAGCGGTCGGCGGCCGACGCGACCACCTTCTCGCGGGCGTGGGCGGCGCCCCCACCCTTCACGAGCGCGTTGGTACCGAGAGCGGCCTGATCGGCGCCGTCGATCGCGAGGTCGACGCGGGCCACGTCCGACAGCGACAGCAGCGGAATGTCGACTTCCTTGGCGAGCGCACGCGACTGGTAGGACGTGGCGACGCCCTCGATGTCGAGCCCCTCGGCCACCCGGTTCCCGAGGTCGCGGATCGCGTGCGCCGCCGTCGAGCCGGTGCCGAGGCCGACCACGTCGCCCTCGTCCACCTCGGCGGCGGCCGCCTCGCCGGCCGCCCGCTTCGCCGCCTCCGTCCCCGCGGTGTTCTTCATGTCCGGGTCCTCCGCCGGGGCGCGCAAAACGCTTGCCCGTCGGGAACGAGCCCGGGGCGTGCAGCCGACACGCCGCGAACGCGCGGCCGGGACGAAGACGTTACGGGCGCCGACGACGAGGACGGGGTATGCGAATCGAGTACGACCGCGATACGTGTGTCGGGATGTTCCAGTGTGTGGCCGAGTGGGACGCCTTCGAGAAGGACATGAACGCCGGGAAGGCGACGCTCGTCGACGCCGAGGAGACCGACGAGGACGTGTTCTCGCTGGAGGTTCCCGACGGCGAGGAGCTGGACGCGAAGTTCGCCGCCCGAACCTGCCCCGTCGACGCGATCCGGCTGTACGACGACGACGGCGAACAGGTGATCTGACGGGACCGCGGCCGCGAACCCTCGACCCCGGGGCAACGCATGAGGGGAGGCCGGTGCGCTCACCCGAGTGCGCGCTCTCACGAGTGATTCGCGCGGGCCCGACCTTATGATGCTTCGATCCGTCCATCGGATATGATTCGGGAGCGCCGGAAGGACGCCAGCGCGGGTGGACACCGGTGACGCTTACCTACCTCGGCGTGCACGCCGTGTTCCTGCTTCCGGTGCTCGCGCTGTTGCTGTGGCGGCGGCCGACGCTGCCGGTCGAACGTCGTCGGACCGCGCGTATCGGCCTGCTGCTCATGGGGACCGTCGCGTTCGCGTACACGACGCCGTGGGACAACATCCTCATCGAGCGCGGGGCGTGGGCGTACGGGGAGGGTCGCGTCCTCGCACGGGTCTGGGCGGCACCGGTCGGCGAGTACCTCTTTTTCGCGCTTCAGACCACGCTGGTCGGCCTGTGGCTCTACCGCGTCGGGTTCGACCCGACGCCCGTCGAAGGCGATACGGCGCGCGTGCCACGAGCGCTCGGCGCGCTCGCGTTGCTCGGTCTCGCCGGCGTCGGCGGCTGGCTCGTGCTCGCGGGCCCGACGCGGTTCCTCTATCTGGGCGCGATCTTCGCGTGGGCGTGCCCGGTGCTGGCGCTCCAGTGGGGCGTCGGCGGCGCGTTCCTCCTTCGCCGTCTCCGCCCGGTCGCCGTCGCCGTCGGCGTCCCGACGCTGTACCTGTGGGTCGTCGACCGCCTCGCGATCGCCGACGGCGTGTGGACCGTCGCCGCCGAGACCTCGACGGGTGTCCACCTCATCGGGCTCCCGATCGAGGAGGCCGTGTTCTTCCTCGTCGCCAGCGCGCTCGTCGTCAACGGGCTCGTGCTGTTCGAGTGGGCGCTGTTACGCTTCCGCCCGCAGTCCGCGGGAAGCACGAAACGCGATCGCCTTCGGACCCTCGACGACGGCAACGGTCCAGCTCCCGGAGCCGCCCTCGGTGCCGACGACGGCGCCGACGACACCACAACTGACCACGATCCGACCCCGATAGCCGACTGATGGGGGTGTCGGATCGCTCTCGGTCGGGAACGGCCCTCGGCGGCGCTCTACACCGCTGGGGCGTCCGCGCGCCGTGGATCGCGCTGGCGCTCGCGGTCCCGTTCGGGCTGCTCGCGCCGTCGCTTCCGCCCACGGTCCGCTACGCGCCGTTTCTCGCGTCCGTGCTGCTGTTCGGGTTCCCGCACGGCGCCGTCGACCACCTCGTTCCCGCGCGTCTCGCGGGGATCGACCTCGGGCGGTCCGTGGGTGCCGTCGTCGCGGTCTACGCGGTGCTCGGCGTCGGCTACGGACTCTGGTGGCTGCTCGCCCCCGCCTCGGCGTTCGTCGCGTTCATCGCGATCACGTGGGTTCACTGGGGGCAGGGCGACGTGTACGCGCTCCTCGCGCTCGCGGACGCCGAACATCTCCCGACCCGAGCCGAACGCGCGCTGTCGCTCGTCGTCCGCGGCGGCCTGCCGATGCTCGTCCCGCTGGTCGGCCATCCGGAGGCGTACCGTCGGGTCGCGGCCGCGCTGGTCGGGCTGTTCGCCGGCGACGCGGCCGCCCTCGACGCGGCGTTCACCCCGACCGCTCGCGCCGGCGTCGCCGCCGCGTTCGGGATCGTCACGCTGCTCGCGCTCGCGGCGGGCGCGCGACGGGTGCGCCGCGACGACGCCGCCCGGCGACCGTGGCTCGTCGACGCCGGCGAAACCGTGGGCCTGTGGGCGTACTTCCTGCTCGTGCCGCCGATCCTCGGCATCGGGCTGTACTTCTGTTTCTGGCACGCGCTTCGCCACGTCGCCCGGCTGGAACTGCTCGACCCGGACGCGCGCGCGGCGCTCGCGGAGGGCGATCTGTCCGGGACGCTCCGTCGGTTCGCGCGCGACGCCGCGCCCGCGACCGTCGGCGGCCTCCTCGTCGTCGCCGGCGTGTGGGCGCTCGCACCCCGCCCCTCGGCCGGGCCGGAGGGCCTGCTCGCGGTGTATCTCGTCGCCATCGCGGTGTTGACGCTGCCGCACGTCGCCGTCGTCACGTGGATGGACGCGCGGCAGGGCGTCTGGTGAGCCGCGAGGGGGTCCCCCGACCGTCCCCCTAAGAAGCGACCGTCCACGCCCGAGCGAGTGAGAACGCGAGAAACAATTATCAGGGACTCCCGTGTTGAGTCGACCGATGCCTGTATCCGAGCGCTGTCACATCACGGAGTGGGCCGCGCTCCTCGAGGAATCCGTGCCCGAGACGGCGTGCGACGAGCGTCGACTCGAGTTCCGGCCGCGTGGGGAGCGCTGAACTGTCCGGTTGAGTCGGGACACGGTTGGTTTCACTTCCGCCGCGGTTCGCGAAGGTTTACCTCGCGTGAGGCGCAAGTGTGAGCGATGGCCGAGGCCGCCGCGAAGACCGAGTACGTCGATCATCCCCTGCTCGTCGAGGGGTTCATCGAGGACCGCCGCTACCAGACGGAGCTGGCGGCGACTGCCCGCGAGGGCCACACGCTCGTGTGCCTCCCGACCGGCCTCGGAAAGACGACCGTTTCGCTGCTCGTCACCGCCCACCGGCTGTACGAGACCGGGGGCAAGGCGCTGTTCCTGGCGCCGACGAAGCCGCTGGTGCAACAGCACGCCGACTTCTACCGCGAGGCGCTGGACATCGCCGACGAAGAGATCGTCGTGTTCACCGGGGAGGTCCGGCCCGACGACCGCGCCGAGCTGTGGGAGGGCGCGAGCGTCGTCATCGCCACGCCGCAGGTCGTCGAGAACGACCTCGTCGGCAACCGCATCTCGCTTTCGGACGTGACCCACCTGACGTTCGACGAGTGCCACCGCGCGAGCGGCGACTACGCGTACGTCTACATCGCCGAGCGCTACCACGCCGACGCCGAGAAGCCGCTCGTCACCGGGATGTCCGCCTCGCCCGGCGGCGACCGCGAGGAGATCACGGCGGTGTGTGAGAACCTCGGCATCGACCAGGTCGAGGTGATGACCGAGGACGACGCCGACGTGGGCGAGTACACCCACGACACCGACGTGCAGTGGGAGCGCATCGACCTCCCGGAGCCGATCGTCGAGATCCGCGACGCGCTCAACGAGGTGATCACCGACAGGCTGGAGAGCCTGAAGGAGTTGGGCGTCACGAACACCACCCAGCCGGACGTCTCCCAGAAGGACCTCAACAGGATGCGCGGGGAGCTCCAGCGCATGATGGACGGCGGCGACTCCGACGCCTACACCGGGATGTCGGTGCACGCGGAGGTCATGAAGCTCCGGCGGGCGGTCGAACTCGTCGAGACACAGAGCGTCGAGGCGCTGCGCCGCTACTTCGAGCGCCAGCGCAACGCCGCGCGCTCGTCGGGCGCCTCGAAGGCGAGCCAGCGGATGGTCTCCGAGCCCAAGGTCAGAGAGGCGATGCGCAAGGCAGAGAGCTTCGACGACCTCCACCCGAAGTTCCGGCGCACGCGGGTGCTGCTCGCGCAGACGCTCGGCATCGGCGGCGGCGAGCGCGTCATCGTGTTCACGGAGTCCAGGGACACCGCCGAGGCGCTGACGGAGTTCCTCTCGGCCTCCTTCGACACCCGACGATTCGTCGGGCAGGGCGACAAGGAGGGCTCCGACGGGATGACCCAGAAGCAACAACAGGAGACGCTCGACGCCTTCCGCGCCGGCGAGTTCGAGGTGCTCGTCTCCACCAGCGTCGCCGAGGAGGGGCTGGACGTGCCGGAGGTCGATCTGGTTCTCTTCTTCGAGCCGGTGCCGACCGCGATCCGCTCCATCCAGCGGAAGGGCCGGACCGGCCGGCAGGCGGAGGGCGAGGTGGTCGTCCTCCTCGCCAACGACACGCGCGACGAAGCCTTCTTCTGGATCTCGCGGCGGCGCGAGCAGGAGATGGAGGACGAGCTTCGGAAGCTGAAGGGCGTCGCCGACGAGTTGAGCGACGAACTCGACGACGGACAGTCCGGGCTCGAGGAGTTCGACGGCGAGGCCGAGCGAAGCGAGGCCTCGAAAGGACGAGCGGGGAGTGAAACGACCCGCGAGACGGGCGAGGCCGATCGAAGCGCCGGCGGCGGAGGCGGCGCCGACGGCGACGAAGACGGCGATCCCGACTCCGCGACCGACTCGACGTCCGCGGCCGCCGCCACGAACGGCCAGCCCGGGTTGACCGACTTCGAGCCCGACGACGACTCGTCGGAGGCTGACGCCGACGGCGACACGACCGAGCGCGACGACGAGGCGACGGCGGACGACCCAGGCGAGGACGAGGACGAATCCGACGCCGACGACGGCGTCGTCGCCGCCGCAGGCACCGACGCCGACGGCACCGAGATCGTCATCGACCAGCGCGAGCTCGAGTCGACCATCGCGCGCGACCTCTCCACCCGCGAGGGGATCACCACCCGGCTGGAGACGCTGGCGGTCGGCGACTACGTGCTCTCCGACCGCGTCGCCGTCGAGCGCAAGTCGGTCGCGGACTTCCTCGACACGCTCGTCGGCGGCGACCGCTCGATGTTCGAGCAGATCCGCGACACTGCGCGGGCGTACGCCCGGCCCGTCGTGATCATCGAGGGCGAGGACCTGTACGGCGAGCGCAACGTCCACCCGAACGCGGTCCGTGGCGCGTTGTCGTCGCTGGCGATCGACTTCGACGCGAGCGTCCTCCGGACCGAGGACGAGGCCGACACCGCCGACCTGCTGGAGGTGATCGCCCGACGCGAGCAGGAAGAGAACGACCGCGAGGTGTCCGCACACGGCGAGAAGGGCGCGAAGACGCTCGCCGAGCAACAGGAGTACGTCGTCTCGTCGATCGCCGACATCGGCCCGGTCACCTCGCGGGCGCTGCTGGAGCACTTCGACACCGTCGAGGCGGTGATGTGCGCCCGCGAGGAGGACCTGCTGGAGGTGTCCGGCGTCGGGCAGGTGACCGCCGAGCGCATCCGCGAGGTCGTCGGCAGCGACTATCCCAAATGAACTGAGCCGTCCCGGAGTTCGGTCGCCGTCAGCGACGCAGCGCCGCCAGCGCCTCGGCCGCCTCGCGGGCGGCTTCGAGATGCGTGGTCGCCGTCCGTGGGTCAGTCGCGTCGCGAGCGGCCTCGGCGTGCTGCCGGAGTGCCGTCGCCAGCGCGTCGCCGGCGGCGGCGACCGCGTCGTCCCCGGTGCCGGTGGCGGCAGACGTCGTGGCAGCCGCTCGGTCGACCGCTCGGGTCGCCTCCGCTGACCCTGCCTTCCCTGTCGATCCCGTCGCTTCCGTCTGCCGCGTCGTGTCCGCGGTCGAGCGTGGCTCCGCGCTCGGGTCATCCCGAGCAGCAGATGTGTCGGCGACGGTCGTGTCCGCGGTCGCATCGGCGGGGGCCGACTCGTCCGTCGGAGCGGTCGGCGTCGACCGATCGGTCCCGGCGGTTGCGGCGTCGGTTGCGTCGGCCCCGACGGTTGTGGCACCGACTTCGGCATCGGAATCGTCCGGCGCCGAGGGCTCCCCCTCACGCGACGCGGCGGCACCCTCGCCGGAGCCGCCGTCGCCGCCGGCACACTCCGGACAGAACTCCTGTCCGTTCTGTCGGAAGATGGGCGACCCGCAGGCGTCGCAGTGGGAGTTCGTCATCGTCGCGCCCTTGAGCAGGAGTTCGCTCATCCGGCGGGTGGACTCGCGCTTTCGCTCGTCGCGGGCGAACTTCTCGCGAAGCTTCTCGCGTTCGGCCTCCTTGTCGAAGCCGGAGTCGTCCTCGGCGGTGTCGCTCATGTCCGAGGGGTGGGCACGAGCGGCGAAAAAGTCAGCGGCGGCGGTCGACGCGGCGGCGACACCCACGTCGCGAGCGGGCGTCGGTTCGTCCGCACCGCGGCACCCGTAGGTTCAAAGCCGATGAGGCGAAAGACCGGGTGTGTCGACGACGGACGGCTACCTGCGCTTCTTCCCGTACGACGAGCCGTATCCGAACCAGGAGGAGGCGATGGACCGGATCTCCAACTCGCTGGAGCGCGGGCAGGACGTGCTGTTCGAGGGCGCGCCCGGGACCGGAAAGACGCTCTCGGCGCTGGTGCCCGCGCTGCAGCACGCCCGCGATCACGACCGCACCGTCGTCATCACGACGAACGTCCACCAACAGATGCGACAGTTCGTCGAGGACGCCCGCGCGATCAACGAGACGGAGCCTATCCGCGCGACGGTGTTCAAGGGAAAGTCGTCGATGTGTCACATCGACGTGGACTACCAAGAGTGCCAGACGCTCCGAGACACCACGCGCTCGCTCGTCGAGGACCGGTCCGACAGAGAGCAGTTGGAGCAGCGGCTGGACGACCTCACCGACGAGATGCGCGAGGGCGCGGAGGGCACCGACGAGAGCGGCAGTGCCGGAAGCGCCGCCGAGGCCAGACAGGCCGTCCAAGAGGAGTTGGAGCGACTCGACGACGAGATCGACGACGAGGCCGCGAACACCTGCGACTACTACCTCCAGAACCTCACCGGCGACACGGGCGAGTTCTTCTCGTGGCTGTTCGACGACGTTCGAACCCCCGACGAGGTGTACGAGTACGCCGGCAGCCGCGGCTTCTGTGGCTACGAGCTGCTGAAGGAGGGGATGGAGGAGGTCGAGCTGGTCGTCTGCAACTACCACCACCTGCTCGATCCCCAGATCAGAGAGCAGTTCTTCCGCTGGCTCGACCGCGACCCGCAGGACGTGATCACCGTCTTCGACGAGGCGCACAACGTCGAGGACGCCGCCCGCGATCACGCCTCGAAGGCGCTCACCGAGAACACGTTGGAGTCGGCACTCACCGAGTTGGAGGAGAGCGACGACTCCCGCGCCGAGCCCGCCGAGAACGTTCTCCGAGCGTTCATCGAGGCGCTGCGCGACACCTACGAGGACACCCTCGGCTTCGGCGCGCGCGAGGGGGTCGGCGAGAGCTGGGAGGACGTGAGCATCGCGAACGACGACCGCCGCGACGACCTCACGCTCGCGTTCCTGGAGCGCTACGAGGGGAGCGGGATCCGGGCTGAGTGCGACCTCGCGCTCCAGCTCGGCAAGCGCCTGGACGAGGAGTACGAGGAGGCGTACCGCGAGGGCGAGACCACCACCCGACGCGAGTGTCAGACCCTCCAGGCCGCCGCGTTCGTGTCGGCGTGGATGGACGGCGGCGGCGAGTTGGGCCAGCATCCGGTCGTCTCGGTGCGCCGCGACGCGGGCACCGACGAGGTGTACGGCCGCGCGGAGCTGTACACCTGCATCCCGCGGGAGGTGACCGCGGAGCTGTTCGACGAGGTGTACGCGAGCGTCCTCATGTCCGCGACCCTCCGACCGTTCGACGTGACCGAGGACGTGCTCGGCCTCTCGAACCCGGCGACGCTCGCGTACGGGCTGGCGTACCCCGAGGAGAACCGCCGGACCTTCTCGGTGGCGACGCCCGCGCTGTTCGCCTCCGAGCGCGACGACCCCGCCACCCAGGAGACGATCGCGGCGACCCTGTCGGATGTCGTACGGTTCACGCCCGGCAACAGCCTGCTCTTCTTCCCGTCGTACGCCGAGGCCGAGCGCTACCACGAGCTCCTCTCGGGCGACCCGAACCTCGGCACGCTCCTGCTCGACGGCTCCGAGCCCGATACCGAGCAACTGCGTCGGCGGCTCGTCGACGGCGATAGCTCGACCCTGTTCACGTCGCTGTGGGGCACCCTCGCGGAGGGCGTGAGCTTCGACGGCGACGACGCCCGGACGGTCGCGGTCGTCGGCGTGCCGTACCCGCACCTCTCCGAGCGGATGGAGGCGGTGCAGGACGCCTACGACCGCGCGTTCGCCGAGCGCTCGCGCGACGCCGGCTGGGAGTACGCCGTCGAGATCCCGACGGTCCGCAAGACGCGACAGGCGCTCGGGCGGGTCATCCGCTCGCCGGACGACTTCGGCGTGCGCGCGCTGCTGGACAAGCGCTACACGTCCGCCGACATGGGGAAGTACTCCGTTCGCGACGCCTTCCCGCCGGAGGAGCGCGAGGAGCTGATCGACATCGGTTCCGAGAAGCTGAAGTTCGCGATGCTGAACTTCTTTACCGACCACGCGGCGTACGACGGGTCGCCGCCGGAGCCGTAGCGGATCGGGAGAACGGGAACGGCGTGCGGATGACTACTCCAACAGTTCCACCAGCAGCCCCTTCTGTGCGTGCATCCGGTTTTCCGCCTGCTCCCACACGAGCGAGCGCTCCGACTCCAGCACCGCGTCGGTCACCTCCTCGCCGCGGTGGGCGGGCAGACAGTGCATGAACGCCGCGTCGGTGCCGTCGAGGAGCGCATCGTTCACCTGGTACCCCTCGAAATCGGGGAGTTTCACCTCGCGGCGGTCCTCCTCGCCCATACTCACCCACACGTCGGTGTACACCACGTCCGCGTCGGCGACCGCCTCCTCGGCGGTATCGGCGACAGTCGGCTCGGTTCCCAGTTCCGCACACCGCTCGTACACGTCGTCACCGAGGCCGTAGCCGTCGGGCGTGGCGACCGTGAGATCCAGGCCCGCGAGCGCGGCGCCGACGGCGAACGAGCGCCCGACGTTGTTGCCGTCGCCGACCCACGCCGCCTGCACTTCCGAGAGGTCGCCGACCGACTCGCGGATCGTGAGCAGGTCCGCCAGCGTCTGGCAGGGGTGGGCGTCGTCGGTGAGCCCGTTGATCACCGGGACCTCCGCGTACTCCGCGAGTATCTCGGCGTTCTCGTGAGCGAACGTCCGCACCATGATGGCGTCGGCGTAGCCGCCGAGCGCGCGGGCGG
This genomic interval carries:
- a CDS encoding ATP-dependent DNA helicase, whose translation is MSTTDGYLRFFPYDEPYPNQEEAMDRISNSLERGQDVLFEGAPGTGKTLSALVPALQHARDHDRTVVITTNVHQQMRQFVEDARAINETEPIRATVFKGKSSMCHIDVDYQECQTLRDTTRSLVEDRSDREQLEQRLDDLTDEMREGAEGTDESGSAGSAAEARQAVQEELERLDDEIDDEAANTCDYYLQNLTGDTGEFFSWLFDDVRTPDEVYEYAGSRGFCGYELLKEGMEEVELVVCNYHHLLDPQIREQFFRWLDRDPQDVITVFDEAHNVEDAARDHASKALTENTLESALTELEESDDSRAEPAENVLRAFIEALRDTYEDTLGFGAREGVGESWEDVSIANDDRRDDLTLAFLERYEGSGIRAECDLALQLGKRLDEEYEEAYREGETTTRRECQTLQAAAFVSAWMDGGGELGQHPVVSVRRDAGTDEVYGRAELYTCIPREVTAELFDEVYASVLMSATLRPFDVTEDVLGLSNPATLAYGLAYPEENRRTFSVATPALFASERDDPATQETIAATLSDVVRFTPGNSLLFFPSYAEAERYHELLSGDPNLGTLLLDGSEPDTEQLRRRLVDGDSSTLFTSLWGTLAEGVSFDGDDARTVAVVGVPYPHLSERMEAVQDAYDRAFAERSRDAGWEYAVEIPTVRKTRQALGRVIRSPDDFGVRALLDKRYTSADMGKYSVRDAFPPEEREELIDIGSEKLKFAMLNFFTDHAAYDGSPPEP
- the argF gene encoding ornithine carbamoyltransferase, yielding MSTHTTSTAIDEPDEFPSDFLDIDDLTTDQLAGVLARASDLKAGKDLTQLPRTTLAMLFEKPSTRTRASFETGMTQLGGHAMFLGPDAIQLGHGEPLKDTARALGGYADAIMVRTFAHENAEILAEYAEVPVINGLTDDAHPCQTLADLLTIRESVGDLSEVQAAWVGDGNNVGRSFAVGAALAGLDLTVATPDGYGLGDDVYERCAELGTEPTVADTAEEAVADADVVYTDVWVSMGEEDRREVKLPDFEGYQVNDALLDGTDAAFMHCLPAHRGEEVTDAVLESERSLVWEQAENRMHAQKGLLVELLE
- a CDS encoding Sjogren's syndrome/scleroderma autoantigen 1 family protein, with protein sequence MSDTAEDDSGFDKEAEREKLREKFARDERKRESTRRMSELLLKGATMTNSHCDACGSPIFRQNGQEFCPECAGGDGGSGEGAAASREGEPSAPDDSDAEVGATTVGADATDAATAGTDRSTPTAPTDESAPADATADTTVADTSAARDDPSAEPRSTADTTRQTEATGSTGKAGSAEATRAVDRAAATTSAATGTGDDAVAAAGDALATALRQHAEAARDATDPRTATTHLEAAREAAEALAALRR